A single genomic interval of Lathyrus oleraceus cultivar Zhongwan6 chromosome 7, CAAS_Psat_ZW6_1.0, whole genome shotgun sequence harbors:
- the LOC127103555 gene encoding uncharacterized protein LOC127103555 produces MAEQEQESARVRAELDEIKGGMSQMREMLQALTFRFEIPQATVISETTGPAVEVPPQRTLPSTLPPYGLPYDFVPRAEVVHDMGQSVQQAMPLPVYTEARPVIHTVVPPAAYARHVPHYEDQNHMYQTVDSTVAGDEVRFEDFREVKENMQLLEKKFRDLEGDHVFGSAAKEMCLVSGLVIPAKFKTPDFDKYKGHTCPKSHLIMCYRKMAAHVEDDKLMIHCFQDSLSGAPSKWYLSLDQNRIRCFQDLSNAFIKHYKYNMDMAPDRRQLQSMFQHDKESFKEYAQRWRKLASQFYEKMVGSASLGFSELVAIGARVEYGVRNGKLAAVAGTSNANPKKFSGGFPRKKEGETNAVTVGQGRAPPRRRPQQYPPQQYVQQPFPYQQPMYPVQYAPQPYVAAVTPAFNQQPAQAYQAPPAYRPAPVQQRVAAPPAYQQAPAAPVYQQTRAQAPRQNAQNQNRRQGERATFNPIPMSYTELYPSLLQKGLVVPRPMGPPPDRLPPWYNPNAHCPFHEGAPGHDLEGCYTLKHRVRELIESKILSFKDMGPNVKNNPLPPHGDPAVNAIEDASTVVMVEKVEDVNTPLAAFHARLVEAGLVNVDHDNCEECATYPKGCQVVRDNIQDLMDKGVLQISSAVKNEDVLVIEPCFNLPEPAEIPYYSRKVVPENSHPSPVEICMPTPFPYESTKAVPWKYEITAVDKVVEGSSDAEVTEVVSEVVTNIAGMSRMTRSGRIYTPEFNVTPQGPNKESTVTAPTKEPELVQSEDAVEFLKLIKRSDYKVVDQLHQTPSKISILSLLLSSQAHREALLKVLAQAHVTQSITVDQFDGVVANITACNTLSFSGEELPEDGQNHNRALHISVKCKDDALARVLVDTGSSLNVMPKRTLAKLSYQGPAMKPSALVVKAFDGAVTSTLHQKMKFVVDNQLIIISGEEDFVVSHLSSFRYIEVDEDALETSFQALEIANATFVEMKGPVGKACSSFASLKSAKSSIEGGNPEGWGQLIDIREKHDRFGLGYVPSAAKGARVPTKDNTRSIQEVFLSTGFIHGDQVNAIEDSTANEDEPSFS; encoded by the exons ATGGCTGAACAAGAACAAGAGAGCGCCCGAGTTAGAGCTGAACTAGACGAAATCAAAGGAGGCATGTCCCAGATGCGAGAGATGCTGCAAGCTTTAACCTTCAGGTTTGAGATTCCACAAGCGACCGTGATTTCAGAGACCACGGGCCCAGCAGTAGAAGTCCCACCTCAGAGGACGTTACCTTCAACCCTTCCTCCATATGGGCTACCTTATGACTTCGTCCCCCGAGCGGAGGTGGTGCACGACATGGGGCAATCTGTCCAACAAGCCATGCCATTACCGGTTTACACTGAGGCACGTCCAGTCATCCATACTGTGGTTCCACCAGCCGCCTATGCTAGGCATGTTCCTcattatgaagatcaaaaccACATGTATCAGACTGTCGACTCAACCGTTGCTGGTGACGAAGTAAGGTTTGAGGATTTCAGAGAAGTAAAGGAGAACATGCAGCTCCTTGAGAAGAAGTTCCGGGATTTAGAGGGTGACCACGTCTTTGGATCTGCTGCCAAAGAAATGTGCCTTGTATCCGGGTTGGTGATTCCAGCAAAATTCAAAACCCCGGACTTCGACAAATACAAGGGGCATACTTGTCCAAAGAGCCATCTCATCATGTGTTATCGAAAAATGGCTGCACACGTGGAAGACGACAAGCTGATGATCCATTGctttcaagacagtttgagtGGGGCTCCTTCCAAGTGGTATTTGAGTTTGGATCAGAATAGGATCAGGTGTTTCCAAGACCTGTCAAATGCGTTCATAAAACActacaagtataacatggatatggcgcctgacagaaGACAGTTGCAGAGCATGTTCCAACATGACAAGGAGtccttcaaggagtatgctcaaagatggaggaAATTGGCTTCTCAG TTCTACgagaagatggttggaagtgCTTCTTTGGGATTCTCCGAGCTTGTTGCTATAGGAGCTCGTGTTGAATATGGTGTAAGGAATGGAAAACTGGCGGCTGTAGCTGGAACTTCAAATGCTAATCCAAAGAAGTTCTCTGGAGGGTTTcctagaaagaaggaaggggaaacaaATGCTGTGACTGTTGGTCAGGGAAGAGCTCCTCCAAGAAGGAGACCACAACAGTACCCACCTCAGCAATATGTTCAACAACCATTTCCCTATCAGCAACCCATGTATCCCGTCCAGTATGCTCCGCAACCATATGTGGCTGCCGTGACGCCCGCTTTCAATCAACAACCTGCTCAGGCTTATCAAGCGCCTCCAGCTTATCGACCAGCTCCAGTTCAACAACGTGTTGCGGCTCCGCCAGCTTATCAACAAGCACCAGCAGCTCCTGTTTATCAACAAACGAGAGCTCAAGCGCCGAGGCAGAATGCTCAAAACCAAAATAGGAGACAAGGGGAAAGGGCGACCTTCAATCCAATCCCAATGTCCTACActgagctttatccctccttgttgcAAAAGGGGTTGGTAGTTCCCAGACCTATGGGACCTCCACCTGATCGTCTTCCTCCGTGGTACAACCCTAATGCACACTGCCCTTTTCATGAAGGTGCCCCCGGGCATGACTTAGAGGGTTGTTACACTCTGAAGCATAGGGTTCGTGAGCTAATTGAAAGCAAGATCTTGTCTTTTAAGGACATGGGACCGAAtgtgaagaacaatcctcttcctCCCCATGGAGATCCTGCGGTGAACGCCATTGAAGATGCATCTACTGTTGTTATGGTTGAGAAGGTGGAGGATGTTAACACCCCTTTGGCAGCATTCCATGCCCGACTGGTGGAAGCCGGCCTAGTTAATGTTGATCATGACAACTGTGAAGAGTGTGCCACATACCCGAAGGGATGTCAGGTGGTACGAGACAACATTCAAGATCTGATGGATAAAGGAGTGCTTCAAATATCCAGTGCTGTGAAGAACGAAGACGTGTTGGTAATTGAACCTTGTTTCAATTTACCCGAACCAGCGGAAATCCCTTACTATAGCAGAAAGGTGGTGCCTGAGAATAGTCATCCGTCGCCTGTTGAAATATGTATGCCCACACCTTTTCCCTACGAGAGCACCAAGGCTGTGCCTTGGAAATATGAGATTACTGCTGTGGATAAGGTTGTTGAAGGAAGTTCAGACGCTGAGGTGACAGAAGTTGTAAGTGAAGTCGTCACAAATATTGCAGGAATGAGCagaatgacccgtagtggtcgaatCTATACGCCTGAATTCAATGTGACTCCTCAAGGGCCAAATAAGGAATCAACGGTTACAGCTCCCACTAAAGAACCCGAATTGGTCCAATCCGAAGATGCTGTTGAATTCTTGAagttaatcaagagaagtgacTACAAAGTGGTGGATCAACTGCATCAAACACCATCTAAGATCTCTATTCTGTCTCTGTTATTGAGCTCCCAAGCCCATAGGGAAGCTTTGTTGAAGGTGCTTGCTCAAGCTCATGTAACACAAAGCATAACAGTAGACCAATTTGATGGAGTAGTTGCAAATATCACAGCCTGCAATACTTTGAGCTTCAGTGGAGAAGAATTACCTGAGGATGGACAAAATCACAACCGTGCTCTCCATATCTCGGTGaaatgcaaagatgatgctttggcgagagtgttggttgatactggatCTTCGCTGAATGTTATGCCAAAGAGAACACTCGCCAAATTATCTTATCAAGGACCAGCTATGAAGCCTAGTGCCttggtagtaaaagcttttgatg ggGCAGTTACCTCCACCTTACACCAAAAGATGAAGTTTGTGGTGGACAATCAACTAATCATCATTTCTGGAGAAGAAGACTTTGTGGTCAGTCACCTTTCATCCTTCAGATATATCGAGGTTGATGAGGacgctttggaaacttctttccaagctcttgaaatagccaaTGCCACTTTTGTGGAAATGAAGGGCCCTGTTGGGAAAGCTTGTTCATCTTTCGCTTCTCTGAAAAGCGCAAAGTCTAGTATTGaaggaggaaaccctgaaggtTGGGGTCAACTTATTGATATTCGTGAGAAGCATGATCGCTTTGGTCTGGGATATGTGCCTTCCGCTGCGAAAGGAGCCCGAGTCCCTACAAAGGACAACACCCGAAGCATCCAGGAAGTATTCCTTAGCACAGGATTCATTCATGGAGATCAGGTCAATGCAATTGAAGACAGCACCGCAAATGAAGAtgagccat CTTTCTCTTAA